Part of the Kwoniella shivajii chromosome 1, complete sequence genome, TATCTCCCACATAATCGAACATTGTGCGCAAGATTGACACTTGTATTCTCGTATCTTGCACTTGTTCATACGGCAGGCCAATTCTTGACTATCGTCTTACTAGTCTTTGCGACTTCAATGCTTCTTGCCGGACCTTTTGGAGTTATTCCATAACCCAGCCACTAGAATATCGACTTGGATCAACACCAAGATTAAAACCGCTGACAAGGTCCTAAACAGCATTATCACCTATGTCAGCAATTAATACTATTGGAGCGAAAATACTCCCGATGAACTCACATCGACCACCCGGCACCTAATTTAGCTTGTACACCATCATCGAATTTTTGGACTCCCACACCGGCCACGATGAGGACTGGTAAACCAAAAGCGATGATCTCTGTAATAACGATCAACCTTCTCCAGATATTTCGAAGAGTATACGCTGTCCATGTCCTATAAGCGTATTTCTCTGAAGATAACCATTCGATCTTGGAATTGATTGGAGGTTGGACCGGAGAATGGAATTTGATCGTAATTAGTAGATTGATCAACAGGGCCAACGACTCAGTCAGAACTATTATAGATCATCAGTTCGACAATAATTTTTGGATAAGGAGAGATACGGTCGAGAATATGAGAAAGACGATTTTTTCATCGGACTTACcgaaaatcaagaagaatcCAGATATAGATAACGACTTTGCGATTTCGCTAAATCAAattatgatcaatcagctaGCTTTTGGACTTTTTTTCACTTTGACCTATGAGCGACAAGATATCCAGTTCACTCACCTGGGCAATTTGATTCCCACAGATCGATCATCCAATTTCCAGAAAGATTGTTTTACACACATGCCTTTCGTTCCATCTTTCACCGTAGATCCAGCACTCGTGCTGATGGTAGACCAAGAACACCATCCCCAAATACCAAAACCGTATTCTCTACCTTTATCTTTCACTTGAACCAGCCATAAACGACTTGATAACCGATTAGTATCATCTGCCGAGAATGGTACATTGTACAATATCACTAAGAACAGGAACAGAGTACAAGTGAATGATAAGAATATTGAAATAGTATGAGGATaaggtgagttttgaatACCCTCTGATTTCGTTTTTGCTTTTGAACCCATTTTGAGGTCCTTTCTATTCGTTATTGGTTTCTTTGAAATCGATCTCCGTGTATTCTTGAAAGTGAAAAGCAATATATGACCGAATGGAAATCACGACGAATAAATATAAGGCAGTCTGAGATAGACACATATGTATTGTGTCCTGTTTCAAGTGCGTTATCACTCGCAATCGCAGAAAAGAACGTCCAGGTTACAGAAATGTCAAAGGATAACCGAAAGGAACGGTTTGAGGGTTTGGCGAAAGGCTGCATGTTCCAAAATCATCCTTGTAAACCGTTACAGAGCGTGTGCACTGATTGTATAATCATAATATATCGAATGAATGAGTTCAATGCGATACTTAATATGATCCGGACTCAGTCAGACAAATCCTGGCGCTCCTTTTTCTCCACAGTGGCTTGAGCAAAGACTTTTAACGTATCTCACATGATATGCATACATGGACTTTGAGCACTATTGGATCAATTTTGTAGTCAGGTGTACTTTCTATAGTGGATATATAGTATGTATTTACCACTCAAAAGAGATGCATCTTAGTGATGTAATCTCAGAACATTTCTCCGCCTCTTCTTATGTCCCCTTTTGTTAAGGCGAATTACCCTGTCGATAATTTACTGACTTTCTTCCCTTTAGGTATCAATCCATTACGAAGCATGCAGAAGCCTTGAGCAATCAACAAGCATACCCAAGATGCAAAAATTCTGTCGCCATACGAATAAACCATAAGTTCAAGTGAGATCAGAGGTTATACGAGTAGTTTGTGTTGAACTTACAAATCAAATCCTGTTCCTACATTCGAAATCAACGCACCTCCAATAGCCACTTTATCAGTGTTATTCAATTTACTTTTTGCAATCAGTACAGTAACGATGGTGGGTATCAGTAAGATTGACATTAGGATGAAAAATATGACGTGGGTCTTCCAGTCTCTCAAGATCCATGCGATCTTTGTCTGCGTATTGATGGGAGTATCTTTGGACCATTTCCTTTCGGATTTAGGAGGCATGGGATAAGGTGGATACGGACCTGGGAACCGAAGGGCAAAACAAAGCAGAATTAGGAAAGATAAGACTAAAAATGGAGCTGAGAATATCGTCAGTAAATACTGGaatgatggaggagaagcCAAGAAGGTTGGATCCAGTTCCAGAGGTGCATCCTGGGTACAGGAGAGAGGAAGGGAGTATCTCGGCAACTGCGAACGAAAGGATACCTACCGAAAACCACTAGAAAACTTGTACTTGATAAAGCTTTAGTGACCGCGCTATTTTACATCGTGAGGTCATTAGCGCAGAGTTCTAGAACCCCAAGCACGCTTTGATATGTCCAAAAGGAGATGCACGTTTGACTTACTCTGGAAAATTACCCATGACTTGATCGATGTTGTCCCAGGTCGGCATAGCACATTTAGGCAAAGTCCAAAAGGCTTTTTTGGTGCATTTAGCATTACCCATCCAGTCATTATTTGACCATTCACACCATCCCCATATCCCGAATCCGTAAGCGTGAatacctgaatcatctcttctacccAATCCCAGACCTTCCCTCATTGGATTAACATTATCGTTCTCGCTTGATTCAAAATCGGCAGGGTTGTAATGGGTGAATCGCTTATTGGGGTAATCGGAATGGCTTTTATCGTATATCAGCGTGTTTGAGGTTTCATTTACTGTTATTAACCACATTCTAGCTCCTACTGTACTTTCCAAAGTTGAATGTACGTGATCCAAAGGTGCGTTGTAGAATGCTACCATGGATAACATGATGAACGAGATCAAAGTTGAAATAATCGATAAAGAATGTATCAAAGCATTGAATTTCAATCTTCTGGATGAAGGCAGACCTCCCATCTTTCAAGCGATATCGGTTCGTTTGCTTAGTCAATGTCACCCAATGTTTCACAGCGTTAGTATCGTTGATTATTCAAATCAGTATTTTAACTTTTGTTtgtgaacaagaagaggcTCCGTGAGGGTATTTCGTATCTGGCTTATATATCTCAAGGTCAGCCTCCAGTCATTCTGATGTACAATGTAGAGAAAAGGACAACCAGTCAAAAGAACACTTGCGTTTCAACCATACTTTGTCATGAAAAGTCAAAGGATCTACTGTAACCCCCTCACCTCACCTCTTTTCAGCATTGTACGATATGACGCACGTGGTAAAGTACTCGtaaaagtggaggttgatcaaAAATCCTAAAATAGATTCCAGGTTTCTCGTAACAGTCAGTTTGTGCGAGGAATgccatcgtcatcatcatcatcatcatcagtccCAATCAATTCAAAATCGTCATGCAAAGGAAAAAAATAAACAAGAAAAACTATTCAAACACACCTACTGCGCTGTGCACTATCAGTGACAATACGATTGTGTAAGCACTCAGTACATCTACTGTTCTGCTTTCATCGTCGCTTATATATCCAAAGGACCTCATCGCTTAATTTTACAGCATTGACctttctcatttcatttcagGACGTCAGGCAAAACACGACCTAACAGCGCATCGCAATTCATCTAGCAATCATCTATATAAAAACTTCTCGACATAGCTtaacttcctcttcttgctttTTCCAACAACAGCTCAATCAGAAGATACAAAAATTCACAATGGCTCTTGCACACCACGTAGACGCTGAAAAGATCATTTCCGAATCTAGAGATCATCCCGTTAGAAAACATACTCATGATAGAAAGTAAGTCCTTTCACAGCTCTCACATCATCGCCATCTTACTTGTGTTGATTCATTCTTTGTTTGTTAGAGCTACACTCCTTGATATCCCCTACACATCTCGATATGATGTTGAGACTGAACTTCCCCGATTCTCCATACCCGAAACCGGCGTGAATGCAAAGGTTTCTTATCAGCTTTTGCACGATGAATTGCTTCTGGGTGAGTAATTTCTCTGTCCTGACAAAGTGCGAGGACTCTCAGCTGAAGAATGCGTTGAAAACAGATGGTAATCCCAACATGAATCTTGCAAGGTCAGTTGCACTCTTTCCAAGGCGTTGTACTATGCTAAAGCTAAGGATAGTTTCGTTAACACTTGGGTTCCTGATGAATGTAATCGATTGATGTATGAGAATCTTAACAAGGTGAGCTCTCCGGTTACTGATCCAGTCTATACTCTCATGTTACTTTTCCCCACCCTAAGGGCTCACGTTGCTTACTTGTATACATTGTTAGAATCTCgtcgatcaagatgaatacccagctgctcaagctattCACGAAAGATGTATCGTAAGTCTGACATTCAATTCAACATATGTTCTATGACTCGGTCAGATGTTTTGGGATGTACGCTGATATGTCATCGGTAGTCTATGATCTCCCACCTATGGCATGCACCTAAAGACGCTACTGCCCTTGGTACCGCTACTACCGGTTCGTCCGAAGCTATCATGTTAGGAGGTATGGCTATGAAGAAACGATGGCAGGTGGGTATCTTAATTTCCCCTTCGCATGAGCTTCTAGTCGTCGGTTAGGCGTTCAGCTAATCTCTCTCGTTCTTTCTGCCGTATAGGAAAAGATGAAGGCTGCTGGTAAAGATATTCACAACCCCGGTCCTAATATTGTTATGGGTGCAGAAGCTCAAGTCGCCCTTGAAAAATTCGCTAGGCGAGTAAAGCATTACTGTCATGCAAGTAGTAAGGCTGACAAACCACATAGATACTTCGAAGTAGAGGACAGATTGGTCCCTGTTCACGCTGAGGTGGGTCACATACCTTCCTCTTTTACctattcatctttcatcagCTGACACTCTAGTCGCAGTCTGGCTATGTTATGGACCCTAAAGAAGCCATGAAATACGTCGATGAGAATACTATTGGTATCTTCGTGTGAGTTGTAATATTTGCAACGATCACATCCTGTTTTCCGCTGATCAAGAATACTGGTACATctatcatcagcatcatgGGTTCAACTTACACTGGTAGCTTCGAATCGGTCAAGGGCATGTCCGATGAATTAGATAAATATCAAGAGGAAACCGGAATAGATATCCCAATCCACGTTGATGCCGCTTCCGGAGGTTTCGTAGCGTACGTACATAGTACTTCGTGCTAAAGGTGTTGACTTGCACGACCCGAACAGACCGTTTGTCTACCCCGACCTCGCATGGGATTTCCGAATCCCTCGAGTCAACTCCATCAACGCTTCTGGACACAAATATGGTCTTGCATCCGTTGGTCTCGGTTGGATCATTTGGAGAAGCGCAGAATATCTGCCCAAGGAATTGATTTTCGAATTGCACTATCttggtcaagtgagttcGGAAAATCCGAAATTACACATCCGCATAGACACAACTGATTTTAGAAATTATAGACCGATtattctttcaacttgaattTTAGTAGACCAGCTTTCCCTGTCTTGAGTCAAATGTTCCATTGTACGTTAATTGCTCTTTGCCTAGACATTGAATGATGCTGATTTCCCACATGATCAGTCCTCAATCTTGGTTTCTCGGGATACAAACGAATCAACGAGAACAACCTGTCCAAAGCTAGACTCATTTCTCGAGCTCTTGAAGCATCAGGTTATTTCACTTGTTTATCTATGATTCACAAACCTGTCAACCAAGGGTTATCCAATATCTCCCCCGTGATCACCACAGCAGCAAGCAATGTCATTCATGGACATTTGCCCGAAATCGATGATCCAAACTACTACGTTGCAGGTCTACCCGTCTGTGCTTTCAAATTCACTGATGAGACCAAACAGAAGTATCCTAATGTCAAGCAAGAGTGGATCCAAAGTCAATTAAGAGCAATTGGTTGGATCGTACCCAAGTGAGTAGTCGAATGTCATCAGTACGGTAGGAGGTGGAGCTTCAGTATAGTCCGCTGACGATTGAGCTCATAGCTACCCTCTTCCCCCAGCTGAAGATAAGAGCGAAATTCTGCGAGTAGTAGTTCGAGAATCACTCTCCGGAGATTTGGCAAGAAAATTAATCCTTGATATCATTTCAGTGTGAGTCTGCACTGATCATTCACATCGAAGGGTCTTGCGCTGACACACATATGTCCATGTATAGAACCGAAGGACTCATCAATGGTTCAGGACCATCCTTCGCTATGTCAGTGGCGGCCCGAGGACAGAGTATTAGCTCGCCCACCACTGCCAAGAGAGGCGACACTCTCGATACTGATCACATCGCTGATCACACCAACACCTACGCCAAGACCTGTTAACAAGGGCAAATGCGGAAACTCGTCTGATTTGTCTAGCAATTTATCACGCACTTTGTGAAGACAGAACAGTCGTGAAGGAAAACTGACCAGAATTTGTCGATAACATACGGTTTAAGCGGAGAAATAGTGTAATTATCTTATCGAATGTAGTGATCAAACATGAAAAACTTGTGTCTTCCTATTCATTCGCAATCTCATGTGACTGTTcaagcagcttcttcttcacctgagTCCGTTTGCTCGCTTCATTGCTTTTTGCACACTTCACTGTTTGGCACGACCTGCTTTGACAGCTCGGTCTTTCGCTTCGCGACTAACGAAGATATGAATCAGCTATTACAGCGCATACTTGCAGACTCTCCCTCCCTACACAACGAGGTGGCAAAACAAGCAGCTGAGAAGTGATTTGATGGGAAGGTTTTCACTCACAGCACCGCTTGATGTCCGTCCCATCCTCCATGAAGCCTGATGGCCAAAGCTTCAACGGCGGCTCTGTTGTAACTTTGAATATATGTTATTCAACCTATGTATGTGGGTAGAGGGTATATCGAAAAGCTTACGCTTTATGGGGTTTAGAGCTACGGGGTGGTGATACAGATAGCAAAAGGGTTAAAGTCAGGATTCGTCCGCAAGCATTTGCGATTTGGGCACTCACGACCGACGCCCTCGAACAGAACCCTATCCTCTCAGCGTGGCAAGTCAAAAAGAGTTTAGACGATCTTATAAGGTGAAAGGGGACCCAACTCACCGGTAATACGTAGTCCAGAGGATCCAGTTCAGCCTTTGATATCTTGAACTCTCTGATCGCGTCCTGGAAAAGATTTAGCACATATAAGTCGTTATACCGGCGTTCTGAGAAGTTATCAACTAACTTTCGTGAAAATATGATCTTCCAGCTCCTcgacagcttctttcctgtGATCGCTAGGATAATGATCCCAAGGGACTCTTTGTCCAGTCACATCTGACCATTTGATATCCGGTTCCTTGTCGGACCCGTATTCTGAATCTGGGGTATGCCAGtcatcttcaggtggtaGTGATCTAGTGATCTCAGCGATGGAGAGTATGTGAGTTGGCTCCTCGGGGACTTGCGACCCAGTCTCTTGGGAGGCAGTCACAGAATTGTTTCTAGCAAGAGTTTCACTTGTACCTTGAGACTTGATCTGAGAAGTGTCTCTCATTTGCGTATCCTGATTGCTGGCTGGCTTTGAGCTGTCTATTTGATTTTCGTCAATAGTCTTTGTACCTTTGAATTTGGATAAAACTGGCCGAAAAGATGATCCAACATAAATATACCTCGGACAAGGTATTTCTCCGGATTTGATCCATCGATCTCTAGCTTTACTTGCAGTTTTCGCATAATCAGCTGTGACCGTTCTActctccttcttttgttGATGTCTCCAGATAAATTGCTCGGACTTGTAAATAACGTATTCAGCTTTAGTCCAatcatctctcttttcagctCGAGGATACCAATAACCTTTGGGTTTGTTTTCAGGTCCGATGATACGACTTGAATCGACTCGCCAATCTTCGATACCTCGAGAAAAGATTTTATATCCTTCTGAGGTTCCTGCTTTTTCGCATCTAGTGCTATCGTCATGTTGCCAGAGGATTTCCTATATTACATCGAAATCAGAAGCAAATTCAATTGAGGAGAGTAGGTGGAGATAAGCGGTTGAacagaaactcaccttccagacGTTATCATTCAGactgaacctgaagaatcTACATGTCCCAGCTAAGGCTACATAGTCTCTGATCTATCATGGAAGCAAGGCATCAGCATAGTTTCTATCCTAGGCTACCAATGAAAACAACATTTTGCTTACACTGAGATCTTGATTTGAACCAAAACATAAGTCTAATACTTCATCGCACAATCTGAATAATGGACAATCTGCCCTATCTCCCCAATCGGGTATATCTCTCCATCCTCCATATCCagtttctttctctctttcgatgttgactttttgagacttcttcatctttctacATCCTCCAGCCATATGTTTGTTTGTGGACTGTGCTTTCCCCTTTCTGGATCtagacttcttctttgcgGGTTTACCATATTCGATATCGTCGTTATCCTCAGACAAGGTAGATCTTTTGGCTACTGTTTTACAATTATCGAGTACAGTTGAGCCTTGAAGCATCATAGACAGCGTGGAGTTTGCATCGAGATATGTTTTCTTGTTGGTGACCCTTGTGGATCGTCTCAGCCCATCCCTTTCCTGCTCATTGGTGGGAGGAGGGCTACTGAGCTCAGATGGTGAATTTGAGGTGGATGCTGAATTTGTATCTGTAGGTTGTGGGGAACCTCCGATATCgagtggtggtggattgaCGTCCATATTGTTCTGTTAATTTAATCAACGGATGCACAATCATCTGTCAGTACAGTTCCGACATCACGTCAAGCCGAGAAAAGATGGGATGACTGACAAGCGATTTGAATCTGGAATTCAGAGGAATAAGTCGATATAAGACTTGGATTCGTATGACTTGAGCATACagaaaagtaagaatgaTGTATTTGGGAAAGGTATCAGGAGAGAGATATTATAGAAAGCGAGAGTATTTATATCATCACATTTTGTGCAGGACGATGTGGACATGATCGACCATCCGTTGAGTTGATCTGACTGGATTGGATCATGCCACTATAATGTAAAGATGGAATGACTTGGACAGACATGTACTGTATCTGAAACACGAGGATTACGTCAACTCGAGTCACATGCAGAATTTATGTTTCAGCCTCTGGGATTTTAACGTGTGATGACATGACATGCACGAGTACATCGGTCATTGAAATATATACATTGTGAGCTATATGATACGATGGGTTATACAGAGGTAATCGAGTTATACATTCGCGACAATCGTACTTCTTCGACCTGGTAGTTATCGTGACCGTCATCATTATTGTCGTCCTTCCTCATTGCTTCCCCTCCGTTTCTTCACGTTCTTTGGGGAGCCTTAGAAAAGCTGTCCTTGACATGTACATCCTTCTTTACAGtacatttcatcatcctcttcatctggatcGGCGCTTGAATTgcctcttctcttctgcaAGGCTTTCCATTGGCCTGGCAAGAATATAtgtctcctcctcttctctaCGTgccatcctccttctttagctttctcCTTCTTACGTTTTCGGGTGCTGTGATTCTTGGCAAGCATTTCGTTGGATCGCTTACTGAACGACGTTTTCAAGATTAGCGCGGTTGTTCGATTTCACGGATATGTAAAAGAGACAAGCAGTGCTGTATAGCGTGAACGAAACAGTCGGGAAACGCACATGAATTGTGAGTGTCCGAAAGGTCCACCATGAGATCTATAAGCAAGAGCCTCAACTGCAGAGCGCCAGAAGCTATCCACACGCAGGAATCAGCAAGCCCTCGAAGAGCATCAAGAGTCAGTAAGCTTACACTTGTTGAGGACTAGACATCCAGTTGACAACATATCACGAGTCAGCTAATCGCCTTAGACAAACTCAACCAGGTAGTCAAGcacctacttcttcttgctcaTTGGGTTAGGCTAGGGCATAGGCCGGAGTGAGCAAACTTTCATAGGATGAATAAGATGACATACAATTAAGAGGTGTTTCAAGCATAACAATTCTGCTTCTGTGACCTTAAACTCTCTCATGGCCTCCTAGAGCAAATCAGTTTTCAGTACACTAGTCTGGTCAATGTTGAGGATTGCGACTGACTGATTTAATTATATAACTCGAATGTACAACTTGCACAGCTTCCCCCCTCGTTACACTAGGCCAGGATGGCTGATGTATTATTTCACCAGTACTGACGTCTCTGAAGCTGTCAATGACGATGTTGTCTTCATGTTCAATGTCATCTCCACTATCTGACTCTGGTGTTTTCCATTCTCCACGTCTGTCTTTCACTCCTTTGACCCGTGTCATGATACCATCAGTTACGTGTGTAGGCACATGTGAAGGGAGTTCCTCCTCAGCTACAGGTAtagctctttctctttcagcttgaacCTCCAAATTATACTCTTCCTTGGGGTTGCCTTCATTGTCTTTCTCTACGGGTGATTCACCATCTTGTCTACCTCTAACTCTCCCCAGGACATTCCTATGATATGTACCCACCCGTATACCTGGTTTTTGAGCCTTGTTCATTTGCAGCCTGGCTTGCCTAAGACTTTGAAGACTTCTGATAAGCGCTTTCCTTTGCGCCACACGATACTCCAACTTCCACATATACTGCTCCTCTTTGTAAACGATATATTGTGCTTCTGACCAGGATTCTCTCGTCCCCCTCGGAGCATAATGTGTGGGTTCAGGATAACAGACTGGGACGGGCTTGGGTCTTCTCCAATCAGCCGGAACAGTATGCGTGAAGATTCGATGAGCATAtttggttgttgatggtcCATTGGAGAGAACAGGAAGATTTGGATCGCTGGAATTGTGCAGCTCCTGTTCGAAAGAAGATCGATGAGAACAGTACCAACCAGTACCCGTATGAACCATAAATGAAGACTTCTGAAGCTACTTACCTGAAATACCATATCTGTCATCTGACTCCTGAAGAACGTACACACGCCTGCAAGTGAAACATAGTCTCTCAACTACATGATTGATTAGCTGACGTGAGAGTTTCCCGCGACCTCGCTACATGGTATGTGAAGTACTTACTGTGAGACCAACATTAACACTCAATCCAAAGCACATGTCAAGTACTTCTCTAGGTATGACCTCCAATAATGGACAATCCGTTCTCCCATCCCAATCAGGtatatctttccattctACCTTCTTAGCGACAAGGggttttcttttctttcccggtttcttttctccttcattaATCTCGACACTCGCTTGCAAGTCACTTATTTCCTCTGACTCCAATACTCCTTGTGTTTTGCAAGCGCTCATTTTGTATACAGGGGACTCAGCGCTGGATGAACGGACTGTTTGATTAGACAGGACCTGTTGGAAGGCATCACCAAGTGGTCTCTTGCTTATCCTAGCACTGCCGCGATGGTGAGAATCGTACGAGCTGCTATAATCATCACTATCGGTAGGCTGTTGTTGTGCGTCGACAAGGGTGGGATCTATGACTATACAAGTGTGAGCGGGGATGAAGGACAGGCCGTCTTTTGGTAGCGCTTGGTTGACTGATGTCATGATGAGGAAATCAGTCTTCAAGCTGCGAATGCACCGCGTACACCTACCGTGCGATACCTTCTGCAACCTCATAGTCATCCCTAGGTGGTGAATAGCATGAGCGATGTGTATCTTGAGATTCAGGATGTCAGAATCGAGTTAGAGTGATGGTAAAGTGAGATCAAAGTCGAATAGTTGTCGAAATGTCAGGTACATATTTGTTGAGTTGGACAACCCGGTTATCGAAGAGGTCCGAGCGTTGGCACATGGTTGGCGCGTCAACCTTCCCACGGTCTGATGTTTCGATCTGTTTTACAGGCATTCAGAAACACATGACATGGAATACATGAAATACTACAGTTTATACATGGGACGATGAGGTAACTAAGCGTTCTTATCAGCGAGGAGATAGAAGCTACATGAATGAGTATATAGAGACAGATTTAGAAACTAGTGAACGATACAGAAAGCGAAGAGGTGCGAGATCTTGCATATAACTCTATCCAAGAGCATGACCGTGACTACACGCCTCGCAATCTGAACGGCATTCGCCATCCCAATAGAGAATCTCGTCTCTGTACCGCCACTCGTAAGGTGCAACGTAACGTTTCTTATGCTTGTAGACATAAGTTCCGTCCTCCTTCGCCTCGTCGTTTTTGGCTTCACGTTTGCGGGATCGCTCATTGTATGTCTTTTGCAGCATTTCCCTGAATGGACCACAACGTCAATTCCTGGGTCAGCAGGGAAATCTGGATTTAGTGCTAGTCGGAGTAGCTCACAGATGAGTTTCGTGGCCTTTAGGTCCTCCGTGAGATCTCAAAGAGAGAGCTTCGACCGCGACTTGCATGAAGCTAATTTAACTAATTTGGTAAGCGGGGTGTCCGTCAGAAGGGATCAGCAGAACTTTACCGACTTACGTTTGTTGTGGTCTAAGCAACAAGAAGTACCATGGGACTGATCAGTAAACCGACGCCATTGAGACTTTCTGGGAGACAGTCTCACTGTTTGCTACTCATAGGATTTGGCTGTGTGTGCTTTCGCTCAGCGTAGCCTTTTACGGGATTGATGGAGCAGCTGAACTTACGACCAGCACGTTCCTCAAGCAGAGTAGCTCGGCGTCTGTGACGCGGAATGACCTCTTCGCCTTCTGCATCACTCTGATCAGTCTCTCATGCCTGAAACACGATTGATTATCCGAATACTACATTACTCACAGTCTTATTTATTCTTTGTCTACTCATCCAGTCCACCGCGTGCTGGCGCCATTTATTAGGCCAGTGATCatgaatcttcttctctccagTCGTCGGATCCCAAAGAACAATCTTCaatccctcttcctcttctctgTCCGAGTCTGGTGTGACCCATATACCTCTATGCAAACGCTGCTTCCCCTTCTT contains:
- a CDS encoding glutamate decarboxylase; the protein is MALAHHVDAEKIISESRDHPVRKHTHDRKATLLDIPYTSRYDVETELPRFSIPETGVNAKVSYQLLHDELLLDGNPNMNLASFVNTWVPDECNRLMYENLNKNLVDQDEYPAAQAIHERCISMISHLWHAPKDATALGTATTGSSEAIMLGGMAMKKRWQEKMKAAGKDIHNPGPNIVMGAEAQVALEKFARYFEVEDRLVPVHAESGYVMDPKEAMKYVDENTIGIFVIMGSTYTGSFESVKGMSDELDKYQEETGIDIPIHVDAASGGFVAPFVYPDLAWDFRIPRVNSINASGHKYGLASVGLGWIIWRSAEYLPKELIFELHYLGQTDYSFNLNFSRPAFPVLSQMFHFLNLGFSGYKRINENNLSKARLISRALEASGYFTCLSMIHKPVNQGLSNISPVITTAASNVIHGHLPEIDDPNYYVAGLPVCAFKFTDETKQKYPNVKQEWIQSQLRAIGWIVPNYPLPPAEDKSEILRVVVRESLSGDLARKLILDIISVTEGLINGSGPSFAMSVAARGQSISSPTTAKRGDTLDTDHIADHTNTYAKTC